The following coding sequences lie in one Eremothecium sinecaudum strain ATCC 58844 chromosome IV, complete sequence genomic window:
- the PSG1 gene encoding Psg1p (Syntenic homolog of Ashbya gossypii ADR134C; Syntenic homolog of Saccharomyces cerevisiae YKL077W): MRLYLTLQLLLLNLCYAWRDVIVPHEEPTSTTETPKPWYRTIYSTQVEIVTPTVVAGVTFSAKPAATENPLKPWITLNDEGLPKTIIPEIKNGHTRKASPDYSTYFMRIYTKTLSHEELQAYNMDPNEVHEEEVVEEEDKTYVSLNPVIRCTPDRYYNKGPAKNIKSEPFCTPKEHKDWKVDTTYFATWYTRFFKNADGSTVDKVRVHLSYVQQSKKRDIPATFFSSEWIKNVDGIYPVSVDSKWLEGDFMRKVVLSVQPKNVPDDEFNPLEHGVVLNILRNARVFKGNDRKTLEDSGIDDDSWYYIVLAIPTVVVFAIAIMYIFVQLNGNHRDFSDVKHMAMSQRHKVLGKFKNMKRFKNMKNHKYDELPRHSKKTSKQS, encoded by the coding sequence ATGAGACTTTATCTAACTCTACAGCTTCTTTTACTCAATTTATGTTATGCTTGGCGTGATGTTATTGTCCCCCATGAAGAACCAACATCTACTACCGAGACTCCAAAGCCATGGTACCGAACAATTTACTCTACACAGGTTGAAATTGTGACTCCTACAGTTGTTGCAGGTGTCACCTTTTCTGCAAAGCCAGCTGCTACTGAGAATCCTTTGAAACCATGGATTACACTTAACGATGAGGGGTTACCAAAGACTATTATTCCAGAAATCAAGAATGGGCACACTCGTAAAGCATCCCCAGACTACTCCACATACTTCATGCGTATTTACACGAAGACTTTATCGCATGAAGAGTTGCAGGCTTATAATATGGATCCTAACGAAGTCCATGAGGAAGAGGTGGTTGAGGAAGAGGACAAAACGTATGTATCTCTTAACCCTGTTATTAGGTGTACACCGGATCGGTACTATAATAAAGGTCCAGCCAAGAACATCAAGAGTGAACCTTTCTGTACTCCAAAGGAGCATAAGGATTGGAAAGTTGATACTACCTACTTTGCAACTTGGTATACGCGTTTCTTCAAGAATGCAGATGGCAGTACTGTTGATAAGGTTCGTGTTCATCTATCTTACGTGCAGCAGTCTAAAAAGAGAGATATACCTGCTACGTTTTTCTCTTCGGAGTGGATTAAAAATGTAGACGGTATATATCCAGTTTCTGTGGACTCTAAATGGTTAGAGGGCGACTTCATGCGCAAGGTGGTGTTATCAGTTCAACCGAAGAATGTCCCAGATGATGAATTTAATCCTTTGGAACATGGTGTGGTATTAAACATTCTGAGAAATGCGAGAGTCTTTAAGGGTAATGACAGGAAGACTTTGGAAGACTCTGGGATTGACGACGATTCCTGGTATTACATTGTGTTGGCCATCCCTACCGTTGTTGTCTTTGCAATTGCAATTATGTATATATTTGTGCAACTAAATGGGAATCACAGGGATTTTAGTGATGTGAAGCATATGGCGATGTCCCAGAGGCACAAGGTCCTTGGTAAATTCAAGAATATGAAGCGCTTCAAGAATATGAAGAACCATAAGTACGACGAATTGCCCAGGCATAGTAAAAAGACTAGTAAGCAGAGTTAG
- the SEN15 gene encoding Sen15p (Syntenic homolog of Ashbya gossypii ADR135W; Syntenic homolog of Saccharomyces cerevisiae YMR059W (SEN15)): MDGLVRLVRDNLVYYHLWTNVKALPIRAGHVLGGLPPSQLSNDDSEITTEYVYPVQLKQYKSGNLTLQLLDEIFVDLQDVSCKRIILGIVNDDGTVVYYTVYKGLHKPKKN, encoded by the coding sequence ATGGATGGTTTGGTGCGCCTAGTTAGAGATAACCTCGTATATTATCATTTATGGACTAACGTAAAAGCACTTCCGATTCGAGCAGGCCATGTTTTAGGTGGACTACCACCCTCACAATTAAGTAACGATGACAGTGAAATAACCACCGAATACGTATACCCAGTACAGCTTAAACAGTACAAGTCGGGGAATTTGACGCTTCAATTACTGGATGAAATATTTGTAGATTTACAGGATGTGTCATGCAAGCGGATAATACTTGGAATAGTTAATGATGATGGCACTGTAGTATATTATACTGTATATAAAGGTCTTCATAAGCCCAAAAAGAACTAG
- the SAM37 gene encoding SAM complex subunit SAM37 (Syntenic homolog of Ashbya gossypii ADR136C; Syntenic homolog of Saccharomyces cerevisiae YMR060C (SAM37)): protein MPTIHLWGYNDKPSLISPDSIALFWLINLFNIECTVVFSNNVDLSPNKELPVLIKDDGSAICKFDSIVESLWSRNASLLERGLFVFTSERLNRLTDYQLYLNKINYESYTRKVFSHLLYWPMWYNTPLNNRALAKQKCASIGYIEPDTRDEQVGPVDEATKHLARDSKTFQMTQERRQKDKEMLEYTKYNMQYTSQLQEVLKSLLDARKNIPDQLIPADLLLYANLYVQLELPDGERIQTFLQHQFPDFMRSLLETCNKYSHLAVAGNVILREPTFSESGNLLMTTYNFTRNII, encoded by the coding sequence ATGCCGACTATTCATCTATGGGGTTACAATGACAAGCCTTCGCTGATTTCTCCCGATTCTATTGCGTTATTTTGGCTTATAAATCTATTCAATATTGAGTGTACGGTCGTATTTTCTAATAATGTAGATTTATCACCTAACAAAGAACTACCTGTGCTTATTAAGGATGATGGATCTGCTATCTGTAAGTTTGATTCAATAGTGGAAAGCCTTTGGTCTCGAAATGCGTCTCTTTTAGAGCGTGGGCTCTTCGTGTTTACTTCTGAAAGACTAAACCGGCTTACAGATTATCAATTATATCTGAATAAAATAAACTACGAATCTTATACTAGGAAAGTGTTTTCTCACCTACTTTACTGGCCGATGTGGTATAATACGCCGCTTAATAACCGAGCTTTGGCGAAGCAAAAGTGCGCAAGTATTGGCTATATTGAGCCTGATACGCGCGATGAGCAGGTTGGGCCAGTCGATGAGGCTACAAAACACTTGGCCAGAGACAGCAAAACCTTCCAAATGACTCAAGAAAGGCGCCAGAAGGATAAGGAAATGCTAGAGTACACCAAGTACAATATGCAGTATACATCTCAGCTGCAAGAAGTGCTCAAATCGCTACTAGATGCACGCAAGAATATCCCTGATCAGTTAATTCCGGCTGACTTGCTACTCTACGCTAACCTTTATGTCCAATTGGAACTTCCTGACGGCGAAAGAATCCAGACCTTCCTCCAGCATCAGTTCCCCGATTTCATGCGGTCTTTGCTCGAGACTTGTAATAAATATAGCCATTTGGCAGTTGCTGGCAACGTCATATTAAGAGAACCCACATTCTCTGAATCTGGCAACCTGCTAATGACAACGTACAACTTTACCAGAAACATAATTTAA
- the RNA14 gene encoding cleavage polyadenylation factor subunit RNA14 (Syntenic homolog of Ashbya gossypii ADR137W; Syntenic homolog of Saccharomyces cerevisiae YMR061W (RNA14)), with protein sequence MSDTGTPDIIAIKGGSPSSGGSGGSGISTRPTLRERDPNDIENKLKDQIEEQPTQISLYLELIRYYISQQQLAEVRNVFAQLHETFPLESFLWTIHLNWELEQEEYSQIETLLAKCLSGDLASSDIFLWSTYLAYIRRKNNLITGGEEARATISKAFDVVMDKCAAFEPRSTQFWQEYLQFLEHWKPVSKWEEQMRTELIRKLYKRLLTLPVESLEKYWERYTQWEQEMNPLTARKHIGELSANYMNARSLYQEWSHITRGLRRSLPTTLNQATLQNLPLPNEYDTDQLGIWMKWIEWESQNKLDLPEDALKLRQEYVYRQAIQHLCFSPEMWYTYTMFVDEKHRGKILEVATRSNPASITLALKFAEHLELNNKLTEMEECFQRCIDRISLDLQILTDTSVDPVSTHQLMRKLTFVYCTYMNTMKRVSGLSSARKVFSRCRKLKKSLTHEIYIENAYLEYYNGNDYKTPCKVLELGLKYFRDNGEYINRCLDFLILVRQDAQIKSLFETCVDKIYDLDQLKDIYQKVINYESKFGNLENVYEIEERFFEKFPHIEKIDVFTERYQIQGCNIIKEFELPYRLYNCDDMVQFGGHMLKRSLESADLSNDQVHNNKRHKNQQDASVPPEIIDLLKCLPKRQYFKTVVLDPHKLAEFLSDKVTIPTSE encoded by the coding sequence ATGTCTGATACCGGCACACCAGATATTATTGCTATTAAAGGTGGATCACCTTCATCTGGTGGCAGTGGTGGAAGTGGGATTTCCACTAGGCCGACCTTGAGGGAACGGGATCCAAATGATATAGAGAACAAACTAAAGGACCAGATTGAAGAGCAGCCTACACAGATCTCGTTATATTTGGAATTGATTAGATATTACATCTCACAGCAGCAGTTAGCGGAAGTACGTAATGTGTTCGCTCAGTTGCATGAAACATTTCCTTTAGAGTCATTTCTATGGACGATACATCTGAATTGGGAACTCGAGCAGGAGGAATATAGTCAAATTGAAACGCTACTAGCAAAGTGTTTATCTGGAGATTTGGCCAGTAGTGATATATTTTTATGGTCTACTTATTTAGCTTATATTCGAAGGAAGAACAATTTGATAACCGGAGGTGAGGAAGCTCGAGCAACGATCTCGAAAGCATTTGATGTTGTAATGGACAAATGTGCGGCCTTTGAACCGCGCTCTACACAATTCTGGCAGGAGTATTTGCAATTCCTGGAGCACTGGAAACCAGTCAGCAAGTGGGAGGAGCAGATGCGCACGGAGCTCATTAGAAAGCTGTACAAAAGGTTGCTCACCCTCCCTGTGGAGTCTTTAGAGAAATACTGGGAAAGATATACGCAATGGGAACAGGAGATGAATCCTCTTACTGCAAGGAAGCATATTGGGGAGTTATCTGCAAACTATATGAACGCGAGGTCCCTCTATCAGGAATGGTCTCATATTACAAGAGGGCTTAGGAGATCTCTTCCGACTACTTTGAATCAAGCTACGCTACAGAATCTTCCACTTCCCAATGAGTATGACACTGATCAATTAGGGATCTGGATGAAGTGGATAGAATGGGAGTCTCAAAACAAACTAGATCTTCCAGAGGATGCGCTAAAACTTAGACAGGAATATGTTTACCGACAGGCTATACAGCACCTTTGCTTTTCCCCAGAAATGTGGTATACCTATACTATGTTTGTCGATGAGAAGCACAGGGGCAAAATATTAGAAGTTGCGACTAGGAGCAATCCAGCTTCTATTACGTTAGCCCTCAAGTTTGCAGAGCATTTGGAACTGAACAATAAGTTGACTGAAATGGAAGAATGTTTCCAAAGATGCATTGATAGAATATCACTTGATTTACAAATATTGACTGATACTAGTGTGGATCCTGTCTCGACCCACCAGTTAATGAGAAAGTTGACATTTGTGTACTGCACCTACATGAACACGATGAAAAGAGTATCTGGCTTATCTTCTGCTAGAAAGGTCTTCAGTAGGTGCCGtaagttgaagaagagcCTGACGCATGAAATATACATTGAAAATGCCTATTTGGAATACTATAACGGTAACGACTACAAGACACCCTGTAAGGTCCTAGAATTGGGTCTTAAATACTTCAGAGATAATGGGGAATATATCAACAGATGCCTGGATTTTTTAATTCTGGTGAGACAGGATGCTCAAATTAAGTCTTTGTTTGAAACATGTGTTGATAAAATATACGACCTTGATCAATTGAAAGATATATACCAAAAAGTTATTAACTATGAATCAAAGTTTGGCAATCTGGAAAATGTTTACGAAATTGAAGAGAGATTCTTTGAAAAGTTTCCCCACATTGAAAAGATCGATGTCTTTACAGAAAGATACCAGATCCAAGGGTGCAATATTATTAAGGAATTTGAACTGCCATATAGATTGTACAACTGCGATGATATGGTACAATTTGGCGGCCACATGCTTAAAAGATCACTAGAGAGTGCCGATCTATCCAACGACCAAGTGCATAATAATAAAAGGCATAAAAACCAACAGGACGCTTCAGTTCCGCCAGAGATTATCGACTTGTTGAAATGTCTACCTAAACGGCAATACTTTAAAACTGTCGTATTGGACCCACACAAGTTGGCTGAATTCTTGAGTGACAAGGTAACTATCCCAACCAGTGAATAG
- the ARG7 gene encoding glutamate N-acetyltransferase (Syntenic homolog of Ashbya gossypii ADR138C; Syntenic homolog of Saccharomyces cerevisiae YMR062C (ARG7)) gives MVDKYASWVPSSGVFPKGFKVGSIATNVKKNGELDLGIIYNTHQHPPESSLTSTAAAVFTTNRFQAAPILISKHVLEATGGKGIDTIVINSGCANAVTGEAGNQDAKELVEHINRKTSKANSTLMMSTGVIGQRLSVDKISNGIDRLFEENNVSFGDAFESWLNLAKAITTTDTFPKLTSGEFTLSNGVSYRLVGVAKGAGMICPNMATMLGFIGCDLPIASSALQNIVRYAVDRSFNCISVDGDMSTNDTVYMVSNGAVETDVIEEGSTDFYKVRDQVVAFSQQLARLIVRDGEGATKFVSITVKDALTFEDAKIIARSISNSMLVKCALNGGDANWGRFLCAIGYAQLQNVQSLDLEKISVSLVGSEEEEPSKLDLVLNGVPELQLDEEKATELITRDDIKIMVSLGTGVEECTFWTCDLSHEYININADYRT, from the coding sequence ATGGTTGATAAGTACGCTTCGTGGGTACCAAGCTCTGGAGTGTTCCCTAAAGGTTTTAAAGTTGGGTCTATTGCAACCAATGTAAAGAAGAATGGTGAGTTGGACCTAGGTATTATCTACAACACTCATCAGCATCCTCCAGAGTCGTCCTTAACTAGTACTGCGGCAGCTGTGTTCACCACTAATAGGTTCCAAGCTGCTCCTATACTGATTTCCAAGCATGTGTTGGAGGCAACTGGAGGTAAAGGTATTGATACTATAGTGATAAATTCTGGTTGTGCTAATGCTGTTACTGGTGAAGCCGGAAATCAGGACGCTAAGGAGTTGGTTGAACACATTAATCGCAAAACCTCTAAAGCCAATTCGACTTTGATGATGTCTACTGGGGTTATTGGCCAAAGATTATCGGTTGATAAAATCTCCAACGGTATTGATAGATTGTTTGAAGAAAACAATGTGTCTTTTGGGGACGCTTTTGAATCGTGGTTAAATCTAGCTAAGGCTATCACCACCACTGATACCTTTCCCAAGTTAACCAGTGGCGAATTTACTTTGTCTAATGGTGTAAGTTATCGTCTTGTTGGAGTAGCGAAAGGTGCAGGCATGATTTGCCCAAATATGGCAACCATGCTTGGGTTTATCGGTTGTGATCTGCCTATCGCATCTTCAGCCTTGCAAAATATAGTGCGCTACGCTGTTGACAGGTCCTTTAACTGTATCTCTGTTGATGGGGATATGAGTACAAATGATACTGTATACATGGTCAGCAACGGTGCTGTTGAAACTGATGTGATTGAAGAAGGTAGTACCGATTTCTACAAGGTCAGAGACCAGGTAGTTGCCTTCTCCCAGCAGCTAGCTAGGTTGATTGTTAGGGATGGGGAAGGCGCTACGAAGTTTGTATCCATCACAGTAAAGGATGCTCTGACTTTCGAAGATGCCAAGATAATTGCACGTAGTATCTCTAATTCTATGCTTGTAAAATGTGCACTAAATGGAGGAGATGCGAACTGGGGTAGGTTTTTGTGTGCGATAGGTTACGCTCAGTTGCAAAATGTGCAGTCTCTAGATCTAGAGAAAATATCAGTGTCTTTAGTTGGATCTGAAGAGGAAGAGCCTAGTAAGTTGGATTTAGTGTTAAACGGTGTACCTGAGTTACAACTTGACGAAGAAAAAGCCACTGAACTAATTACAAGAGACGACATTAAAATAATGGTGTCGCTTGGCACTGGTGTTGAAGAGTGCACATTTTGGACTTGCGATCTCTCTCACGAATATATTAACATCAATGCTGACTATCGTACTTAA
- the STL1 gene encoding glucose-inactivated glycerol proton symporter STL1 (Syntenic homolog of Ashbya gossypii ADR139C; Non-syntenic homolog of Saccharomyces cerevisiae YDR536W (STL1)), with amino-acid sequence MESTVRKWFSRTATASLSGRALRLAITITAVTGFSLFGYDQGLLSGLINGDKFNHEFPATLEKHDNDTHATVVQGAVTSCYELGCFFGSLFVVMKGEKMGRKPLIICGALLTIVGTIISTLAFREHWGLGQFVVGRVITGLGTGFNTSTIPVWQSEMSKPENRGLLVNLEGSVIAVGTMIAYWIDFGLSYVDSSAQWRFPVAMQIVFAVFLLIGCTQLPESPRWLMAHGRGEEARYILSQLDGVPIDDPTVLAEAAAIEEVVDKFKNQRWSLKDAFTGGRGQNLQRTLVACSTQFFQQFTGCNAAIYYSTVLFHKTIKLEYRMSLILGGVFATVYTLSTIPSHFLIETVGRRKLFLVGALGQGVAFTITFACLIHDTKQNAKGAAFGLFLFIVFFGMTILSLPWIYPPEISSLRVRSLTNSLSTCTNWLSNFAVVMFTPIFIQKSSWGCYMFFAIVNFSYLPIIFFFYPETSGRSLEEIDIIYAKSNKDGIASWRVAAHLPKLSLKEIEQYAIEYDLYDGPVSEASTESDNERNQSELDLKQDSPQNLADKSKDGSL; translated from the coding sequence ATGGAATCTACAGTAAGAAAATGGTTTTCAAGAACGGCTACTGCAAGCCTATCAGGTCGAGCTTTGCGACTAGCAATTACTATCACTGCAGTTACTGGTTTTTCGCTTTTTGGTTATGATCAAGGATTATTGTCCGGGTTAATTAACGGTGACAAATTTAACCATGAGTTCCCCGCGACATTAGAAAAGCACGATAACGACACGCACGCGACGGTCGTACAGGGGGCAGTGACTTCTTGCTACGAATTGGGCTGTTTCTTTGGATCGTTGTTTGTTGTGATGAAGGGTGAAAAAATGGGCCGCAAGCCGCTGATTATCTGCGGTGCGTTGCTGACTATTGTTGGGACAATTATTTCTACTTTAGCGTTCAGGGAACACTGGGGTTTGGGACAATTTGTCGTAGGAAGAGTTATTACAGGGCTGGGCACTGGTTTTAACACATCCACAATTCCTGTGTGGCAGTCGGAGATGTCCAAGCCTGAAAACCGCGGTTTGCTGGTCAACCTAGAAGGCTCGGTCATTGCAGTTGGTACCATGATTGCTTACTGGATTGATTTCGGGTTATCATATGTTGACTCCAGTGCTCAGTGGAGGTTTCCTGTTGCTATGCAAATCGTATTTGCTGTCTTTTTGTTAATCGGGTGTACGCAATTGCCTGAGTCACCCCGTTGGTTAATGGCGCATGGTCGCGGTGAAGAGGCCAGATACATTTTGAGTCAGCTCGACGGTGTCCCAATTGACGACCCAACGGTCTTGGCAGAAGCTGCTGCTATCGAGGAAGTTGTCGACAAGTTCAAGAACCAAAGATGGTCTTTGAAAGACGCCTTTACAGGTGGCAGAGGTCAAAACTTGCAGCGTACACTTGTCGCATGTTCTACTCAATTTTTCCAGCAGTTCACTGGTTGTAACGCAGCTATTTACTATTCGACTGTGCTTTTCCACAAGACTATCAAGCTTGAATACAGAATGTCCTTAATTTTAGGGGGTGTATTTGCTACTGTATATACGCTCTCAACTATTCCATCGCACTTTTTGATTGAGACGGTTGGTAGAAGAAAGCTATTCTTGGTTGGTGCCTTAGGTCAAGGTGTTGCATTCACAATCACATTTGCCTGCTTGATTCACGATACTAAGCAAAATGCTAAGGGTGCTGCTTTCGGTTTGTTCCTGTTCATCGTCTTCTTTGGTATGACAATCTTATCCTTGCCATGGATTTACCCACCAGAGATTTCATCATTGAGGGTTCGTTCTCTCACCAATTCGCTATCGACTTGTACCAACTGGCTCAGTAACTTCGCTGTCGTTATGTTTACTCCAATCTTCATTCAGAAGTCTAGTTGGGGATGTTACATGTTTTTTGCCATTGTCAACTTCTCATACCTTCCaatcatcttcttcttctacCCTGAAACTTCAGGCAGATCTCTAGAGGAAATCGACATTATCTACGCAAAGTCAAATAAGGATGGTATCGCCAGTTGGAGAGTGGCTGCCCATCTGCCTAAGTTATCTTTGAAAGAAATTGAGCAATATGCTATTGAGTATGACTTATACGATGGGCCTGTATCAGAAGCCTCCACTGAGTCTGACAACGAGCGTAACCAGTCTGAGTTGGACCTAAAGCAAGATTCCCCTCAAAATCTGGCAGATAAATCAAAAGATGGTTCTTTATAA
- the DHR2 gene encoding RNA helicase (Syntenic homolog of Ashbya gossypii ADR140C; Syntenic homolog of Saccharomyces cerevisiae YKL078W (DRH2)): protein MKVHPFNKRISPKVVRLEDNEKSYDDSDDEHDQQYVSKAALNAKAKSLLSVRETLPVYQNSDVILEHIRGNKVTILIGETGSGKSTQIPQLLLQEATRGGIKGAIAVTQPRRVAAINLATRVAEEYGCNVGSTVGYSVRFDNRTHATKTKLKYLTDGMLLRELMLDRKLKEYKVVMIDEAHERTILTDLILGFLKHLLLTTRPDLKVVVMSATLQAEKFSHFFENAPILFVEGRKFPVETFYVSQACDDIVDATVRCCVQLNSGEQLGDILCFLPGQEEIDKVVDILNKVSDHLGAGVPRLVALPLYAALPPAAQTKVFEPVSGFRRKIIVSTNIAETSVTIAGVKYVVDSGLRKCKVWRHQLGLSTLLTVPISKASAAQRSGRAGRESAGKCFRIYTEQDYGRLPDQSEPEIARCDVTAPLLMLKQLGVADLVNWKWLEHPGRDAIVQALQELYMLGALDDAGNITSDGRTMALLPLAPHLSRVLIEAHKNGCLSPVLDIISCLSVENLMLNPPPELRDDINARRLAQCPRGSYYGDLIMLKELYDLYVQLSSPHDRKHWCAQMAISARGFRSVIKVRAQLQGYVNSLKWHAQTTSIPLPADKAEIANILKSFLTGFPKNTAIGMPDRSYRTTLHGETISIHPSSLLFSASYSVSPIKELPSSRAPAILYTEYVFTVKGYARCVSRLELEWLQQLRPTALSKQAL from the coding sequence ATGAAAGTACATCCTTTTAACAAGAGAATCAGTCCGAAAGTTGTAAGACTTGAGGACAATGAAAAGTCGTATGACGACAGTGATGATGAGCATGACCAGCAATACGTATCAAAAGCTGCCTTGAATGCAAAGGCTAAAAGTTTATTAAGTGTTCGAGAAACGCTTCCAGTTTACCAGAATAGTGATGTTATTTTGGAGCATATTAGGGGGAATAAGGTCACTATTTTAATTGGAGAGACGGGTTCCGGTAAATCAACACAAATTCCTCAATTACTTTTACAAGAAGCAACGCGGGGAGGAATAAAGGGTGCTATTGCGGTTACCCAGCCCCGTAGGGTTGCAGCTATAAATTTGGCTACTAGAGTGGCAGAAGAATACGGCTGTAACGTGGGGTCAACAGTTGGTTACTCCGTTAGATTTGATAATCGGACCCATGCTACGAAAACGAAGCTTAAGTACTTGACTGATGGTATGCTACTGCGTGAGCTGATGCTTGATAGGAAGCTTAAAGAGTACAAAGTGGTCATGATTGACGAGGCCCACGAACGGACGATCCTCACAGATCTCATACTGGGATTTCTGAAGCACCTGTTGTTAACTACGAGGCCGGATTTAAAGGTTGTGGTGATGTCTGCAACGTTGCAAGCCGAGAAGTTTAGCCATTTTTTTGAAAATGCGCCAATTTTATTCGTGGAGGGGCGTAAGTTCCCTGTTGAGACATTCTATGTCTCCCAGGCTTGCGATGATATTGTTGATGCCACTGTGCGTTGTTGCGTACAGCTTAATAGCGGCGAACAACTGGGTGATATCTTGTGCTTTCTTCCAGGCCAGGAGGAAATTGACAAGGTTGTTGATATCCTGAACAAAGTGAGCGATCATTTGGGCGCGGGAGTACCGCGTCTAGTCGCGCTGCCTTTGTATGCTGCGTTGCCACCGGCAGCTCAAACCAAAGTCTTCGAACCTGTCTCAGGGTTCAGGAGGAAAATCATCGTTTCAACTAATATTGCCGAGACTTCGGTGACAATTGCAGGAGTTAAGTATGTTGTAGACAGTGGTCTGCGTAAATGTAAGGTCTGGAGACATCAGTTAGGTCTATCGACCCTGCTCACCGTCCCCATTTCTAAGGCGAGTGCTGCCCAAAGGTCTGGCCGTGCGGGTAGAGAAAGTGCGGGTAAGTGTTTCCGAATTTACACAGAACAGGATTATGGTAGATTGCCGGACCAGAGTGAGCCTGAAATCGCTCGTTGCGATGTCACTGCTCCATTGCTGATGCTCAAGCAACTTGGCGTAGCCGATCTCGTCAACTGGAAGTGGCTCGAGCACCCTGGCAGGGATGCTATCGTCCAAGCACTCCAAGAATTATACATGCTGGGTGCTCTCGACGACGCTGGAAACATCACTTCTGATGGGAGGACCATGGCACTTCTCCCTTTGGCACCACATCTCAGTCGTGTGCTTATCGAAGCTCATAAGAACGGTTGTCTTTCTCCTGTCCTGGATATTATCTCTTGCCTTTCGGTCGAAAATCTAATGCTAAACCCGCCCCCAGAATTGAGAGATGACATAAACGCTCGCCGCTTGGCCCAATGCCCACGCGGCTCATACTACGGTGACCTGATCATGCTGAAGGAGCTCTACGATCTCTATGTCCAACTTTCATCCCCGCACGACCGCAAACACTGGTGTGCGCAGATGGCAATCTCCGCAAGAGGATTCCGCAGCGTCATCAAAGTTCGTGCCCAACTACAAGGTTACGTTAACTCACTCAAGTGGCACGCGCAAACCACATCTATTCCATTACCAGCAGATAAAGCGGAGATCGCAAATATTCTGAAGAGCTTTTTAACAGGTTTCCCCAAAAACACAGCAATTGGAATGCCCGATCGCTCCTATAGAACTACGCTTCATGGAGAAACAATTAGTATTCATCCATCGTCTTTATTGTTTTCCGCTTCTTACTCCGTTTCTCCTATTAAGGAGTTGCCTTCATCCCGAGCGCCAGCCATTTTATACACGGAGTACGTGTTTACTGTAAAGGGCTACGCTAGGTGTGTTTCACGCCTAGAATTAGAATGGCTACAGCAACTTCGTCCGACCGCTCTCTCCAAACAAGCGCTTTGA
- the RIM9 gene encoding Rim9p (Syntenic homolog of Ashbya gossypii ADR141W; Syntenic homolog of Saccharomyces cerevisiae YMR063W (RIM9)) — protein MPSIGHAFAICTTLPFVFQMFATFSVPFTRNFYLADFGGIKFGVFGWCNNATNICSNAALGYDFSLLGDHAPSTFPNRAKLSLATLLVVHPIGLFLTSVLWLSSICVGFFQSSYRPLVIIIFWSVLTYIHTVLCFLVNVMLFFPYMNWQGWAMLGSSFLVMLSSSLACLLRRNVSYKDFERRARIEDIELYPLSYSNASHRLNEDHEELLTPIDTERSIPEGISSRKKKNEDFELIELT, from the coding sequence ATGCCTTCTATTGGACATGCTTTTGCTATTTGTACAACCTTACCTTTTGTATTTCAAATGTTCGCCACCTTTTCGGTCCCCTTTACAAGGAACTTCTATTTAGCTGATTTCGGAGGCATTAAGTTCGGTGTGTTTGGTTGGTGTAATAATGCGACAAATATATGCAGCAATGCTGCTCTAGGTTACGATTTTTCGTTGCTAGGCGACCATGCCCCATCTACTTTTCCAAATCGCGCGAAGTTGTCTTTGGCAACATTACTGGTTGTACATCCAATTGGGCTTTTCTTGACGTCGGTTCTATGGCTATCTTCTATATGCGTCGGATTCTTTCAATCTTCCTATAGGCCGCTAGTTATAATCATATTTTGGTCAGTGCTTACCTACATTCACACTGTGCTCTGTTTTCTTGTCAACGTGATGCTGTTTTTCCCGTACATGAACTGGCAAGGATGGGCAATGCTGGGGAGCTCATTCCTGGTGATGCTAAGCTCCTCTCTGGCCTGTTTGCTACGGCGTAATGTTTCTTATAAGGATTTTGAGAGGCGGGCAAGGATTGAGGATATCGAATTGTACCCGCTCAGTTATAGTAACGCCTCTCACAGACTAAACGAGGACCATGAAGAGCTATTGACACCCATAGACACCGAGAGGAGTATTCCAGAAGGTATATCCAGcaggaagaagaagaatgAAGATTTTGAGCTCATCGAACTGACCTAG